In Zingiber officinale cultivar Zhangliang chromosome 3A, Zo_v1.1, whole genome shotgun sequence, the DNA window CTGGCCGGAGCTTACGCGGCAATCCAACATCGAAGCGGTGTGTGCACGACGGGTTACTAGCCTTTGGTTCTCATGATCGTGATGCTACCTTGTCCGCCTTCGGTGCGGATTTTTGTTTTCACAACCACAGGTTTCCCGGAAAAAGCCGATGTTGGATACAGATCAGTCTTCTCGTGCTTCGACTTTGAGGGTGGCGGGGCGTGAATGCGTCTATTTATGTCGCTCAAAGTAAGATCCCCATGAACTCCACAAGGCTTGATAAGAGCAAAGGGATACGCAACTGAAGTGGTCAGCTTTCGTGGGCTTCTGATACCAGACTTCTTACCTGAAATATGAGAAGAAAATGAGGAAATTCTGATACAAATAGGGAACATCAGCATAGAAGATTCAATCACCATGTGTGTCCTTCAAATCCTCCAGATTAATTGGAGCTGGAGTCTCCTGCATTGCAGGCAAATCTTGATAATACTCTATAGACAGATGAAAAGCTATGAGTCAATAGATAAAACCTTAATTGAAAaagaagtaaaataaaaaaaaatagaaataaatgaTATACAGACCAGAAATATCAGCTTGTTGATTGAAGGCCACAACAGTGTTCCTGGAACAAGCCATGTTATGATGATTTTAAGACATGCATTTCATAAGAGAGAGATCAAAAGCATAAAATTCCAAACTCCATACATCTCATCAGGGCTGCACTTAATCTCACTGTCATTCAAGCAATCTACTAGCCACCCATCTGATGGTTGATCCAGACCTTCAAAGTTCAACCCAGAACTATCTTCTGAAGAAGGCAATAACTTCAGAATAAACCTTTAGGTTACTGAGTCATTTCATAATGCTAAAGGAAGACGAACCAGAGAAGACTGAAGTCCACTGGGCAGTACACTCTAAACTCTCTACAACCTCATCTTCCATCACTGTCACCTATAAGTCCATAAGAATCAGTCATGGTGAATCTACAAACAAAAAACTGATCAATCAACCAGAAATTTGCGACCTTCGTTTGTTCGCTTGGAGATTCACTAGTATCAGAAGTGAACTGCAGCATGCGCCTTCTTTTGGGTTGCAGGGAGTCCCTACCGCCCTCCAATGTCTTGGTAGCCGCTTCGCCTGAATACACATTTCCCATTGCATTGAAAGTTCAACGTCAAAGCAACAAATCGAGAAGCATCATGGAGAAGGTTTCGTACCTCTAAGATCGGAGAGCGACGAGTGTCCGAAATCGGCGCAATCTTTGATCGGAGTGTACCACAAATCATCTTCACTTTGACTTAATTTGTCCCAGAACAAGTGAGACAACTCTGCGGAATCCATTGATCATAAGACGAAGCCAAAcatgtattttatttcaaaaattaacaaaCCGTTTCTAGTGTCTATCTGCAGATTAAATTCGTCTCCTTGCCACTCCCACATCGCACTGCAACTTCAGGATGAAGCTCATGAAGACTTTGACAAAAAAAAGAA includes these proteins:
- the LOC122053592 gene encoding protein XRI1-like isoform X3 is translated as MEFDDDNDTNNNAMWEWQGDEFNLQIDTRNELSHLFWDKLSQSEDDLWYTPIKDCADFGHSSLSDLRGEAATKTLEGGRDSLQPKRRRMLQFTSDTSESPSEQTKVTVMEDEVVESLECTAQWTSVFSEDSSGLNFEGLDQPSDGWLVDCLNDSEIKCSPDEMNTVVAFNQQADISAFHLSIEYYQDLPAMQETPAPINLEDLKDTHGKKSGIRSPRKLTTSVAYPFALIKPCGVHGDLTLSDINRRIHAPPPSKSKHEKTDLYPTSAFSGKPVVVKTKIRTEGGQGSITIMRTKG
- the LOC122053592 gene encoding protein XRI1-like isoform X2, whose amino-acid sequence is MEFDDDNDTNNNCSAMWEWQGDEFNLQIDTRNELSHLFWDKLSQSEDDLWYTPIKDCADFGHSSLSDLRGEAATKTLEGGRDSLQPKRRRMLQFTSDTSESPSEQTKVTVMEDEVVESLECTAQWTSVFSDSSGLNFEGLDQPSDGWLVDCLNDSEIKCSPDEMNTVVAFNQQADISAFHLSIEYYQDLPAMQETPAPINLEDLKDTHGKKSGIRSPRKLTTSVAYPFALIKPCGVHGDLTLSDINRRIHAPPPSKSKHEKTDLYPTSAFSGKPVVVKTKIRTEGGQGSITIMRTKG
- the LOC122053592 gene encoding protein XRI1-like isoform X1, which codes for MEFDDDNDTNNNCSAMWEWQGDEFNLQIDTRNELSHLFWDKLSQSEDDLWYTPIKDCADFGHSSLSDLRGEAATKTLEGGRDSLQPKRRRMLQFTSDTSESPSEQTKVTVMEDEVVESLECTAQWTSVFSEDSSGLNFEGLDQPSDGWLVDCLNDSEIKCSPDEMNTVVAFNQQADISAFHLSIEYYQDLPAMQETPAPINLEDLKDTHGKKSGIRSPRKLTTSVAYPFALIKPCGVHGDLTLSDINRRIHAPPPSKSKHEKTDLYPTSAFSGKPVVVKTKIRTEGGQGSITIMRTKG
- the LOC122053592 gene encoding protein XRI1-like isoform X4, with amino-acid sequence MEFDDDNDTNNNCSAMWEWQGDEFNLQIDTRNELSHLFWDKLSQSEDDLWYTPIKDCADFGHSSLSDLRGEAATKTLEGGRDSLQPKRRRMLQFTSDTSESPSEQTKVTVMEDEVVESLECTAQWTSVFSEDSSGLNFEGLDQPSDGWLVDCLNDSEIKCSPDEMNTVVAFNQQADISEYYQDLPAMQETPAPINLEDLKDTHGKKSGIRSPRKLTTSVAYPFALIKPCGVHGDLTLSDINRRIHAPPPSKSKHEKTDLYPTSAFSGKPVVVKTKIRTEGGQGSITIMRTKG